Proteins from a single region of Pseudopedobacter saltans DSM 12145:
- the rpsN gene encoding 30S ribosomal protein S14, whose protein sequence is MAKEGLKAREIKRQKLVAKFAAKREALKAAGDYEALDKLPKNASPVRLHNRCKLTGRPRGYMRQFGISRVTFREMALAGKIPGVKKASW, encoded by the coding sequence ATGGCTAAAGAAGGATTAAAAGCCCGCGAAATTAAGCGTCAAAAATTAGTAGCTAAATTTGCTGCTAAACGCGAGGCTCTAAAAGCAGCTGGTGATTACGAAGCGCTTGACAAATTGCCTAAAAATGCATCTCCAGTTCGTTTGCACAACCGTTGTAAATTAACAGGGCGTCCAAGAGGTTATATGCGTCAATTCGGTATTTCGCGTGTTACTTTTCGTGAAATGGCCTTAGCAGGTAAGATACCAGGAGTTAAAAAAGCTAGCTGGTAA
- the rpsH gene encoding 30S ribosomal protein S8: MYTDPIADYLTRVRNAIKANHRVVEIPASNIKKEITKVLFEKGYITNYKFEETNSQGTIKVALKYHPITKVPAIRTITRASKPGLRKYAGVGTMPRVLNGLGIAILSTSKGVMTDKEAKQLNVGGEVLCYVY, from the coding sequence ATGTATACAGATCCAATAGCAGATTATCTTACAAGAGTAAGGAATGCCATTAAGGCCAACCATAGGGTTGTTGAAATTCCTGCATCAAACATCAAAAAGGAAATTACAAAAGTACTTTTTGAAAAAGGTTACATCACGAACTATAAGTTTGAGGAAACGAATTCTCAAGGTACAATTAAAGTAGCTTTGAAATATCATCCGATAACTAAAGTTCCTGCTATTCGCACAATCACAAGAGCGAGTAAACCAGGTTTGAGAAAGTATGCAGGAGTAGGTACTATGCCACGAGTATTAAACGGTTTAGGTATTGCAATTTTGTCCACTTCTAAGGGAGTAATGACTGATAAGGAAGCCAAACAGTTAAATGTAGGCGGTGAAGTTTTATGTTATGTTTATTAA
- the rplE gene encoding 50S ribosomal protein L5, which translates to MAYTPRLKSKYKEEIVSALKDKFQYKSVMQVPKLEKIAINQGVGAGVTDKKVVEFAISELTTITGQQAVAAKSKKDISNFKLRKGMPVGVRVTLRDNQMYEFLDRLVAVALPRIRDFKGINDKGFDGKGNYTLGVSEQIIFPEINIDKINKIQGMDITFVTSAKTDVEALELLKQFGLPFKNQNK; encoded by the coding sequence ATGGCTTATACACCAAGATTAAAAAGTAAATATAAAGAGGAAATCGTATCAGCGCTTAAGGATAAATTCCAATACAAAAGCGTTATGCAGGTTCCTAAGTTAGAGAAAATAGCTATCAACCAAGGTGTTGGAGCTGGAGTAACTGATAAAAAAGTTGTCGAGTTTGCTATTTCTGAATTAACTACAATTACCGGTCAGCAAGCGGTTGCTGCTAAGTCTAAGAAAGATATTTCGAACTTTAAATTACGTAAAGGGATGCCTGTAGGTGTTCGTGTAACTTTACGTGATAACCAAATGTACGAATTCTTAGATCGTTTAGTAGCTGTTGCTTTACCTCGTATCCGTGACTTTAAAGGTATTAACGATAAAGGTTTCGATGGAAAAGGTAACTATACATTAGGTGTATCTGAGCAAATCATTTTTCCTGAGATCAACATTGACAAAATCAATAAGATTCAAGGTATGGATATCACTTTTGTAACTAGTGCAAAAACTGATGTTGAAGCGTTAGAGTTACTAAAACAGTTCGGTTTACCATTTAAAAATCAAAATAAATAA
- the map gene encoding type I methionyl aminopeptidase: MSKVIFKTDEEIELIRESSQLVSKTLAEVAKVIAPGITTLKLNNLAEEFIRDNGAIPAFLNYNGFPYSLCISLNDQVVHGFPSNYELKEGDIVSVDCGVIKNNFFGDSAYTFAVGDISSEARELLDVTKECLNRGIEKALSGSRIGDIGFAVQDYAERNGFGVVRELVGHGVGHNLHEKPEVPNYGRRGSGMKLQEGMVIAIEPMINGGKAGVKFWNDGWTVSTTDGKLSAHFEHTVAIKKGKADILSTFDYIEEVLNKV; this comes from the coding sequence ATGTCAAAAGTAATTTTTAAAACTGACGAAGAAATAGAATTGATAAGGGAAAGTTCCCAGTTAGTTTCTAAGACTTTGGCAGAAGTAGCAAAAGTTATTGCTCCTGGTATCACTACTCTTAAGCTGAATAATTTAGCAGAAGAGTTTATTAGAGATAACGGAGCAATACCTGCTTTTTTAAATTACAACGGTTTTCCTTATTCATTATGTATATCACTGAATGATCAGGTAGTTCATGGTTTTCCTAGTAATTACGAACTGAAAGAAGGTGATATTGTGTCTGTAGACTGTGGGGTTATTAAAAATAATTTTTTTGGAGATTCTGCATATACATTTGCTGTTGGTGACATTTCTTCTGAAGCCAGGGAATTATTAGATGTTACAAAGGAGTGTTTGAATAGGGGGATAGAGAAGGCTTTGTCCGGAAGCAGGATAGGAGACATAGGCTTTGCTGTTCAGGATTATGCAGAGAGAAATGGTTTTGGTGTAGTAAGAGAATTGGTAGGGCATGGTGTTGGACATAACTTACACGAAAAGCCGGAGGTTCCTAACTACGGACGCCGAGGTTCGGGAATGAAACTTCAGGAAGGAATGGTGATAGCAATAGAGCCAATGATTAATGGGGGGAAAGCGGGAGTAAAGTTTTGGAATGACGGATGGACAGTTTCTACTACAGATGGAAAGCTTTCGGCTCACTTCGAACATACCGTAGCAATTAAGAAAGGAAAGGCTGATATCTTGTCAACTTTTGATTACATAGAAGAAGTTTTGAATAAAGTTTAA
- the rplF gene encoding 50S ribosomal protein L6, protein MSRIGKAPISIPSGVTVAVSKDNVVTVKGPKGELSQKIDSDIIVEQEEGTLLVKRPSDQKRHKALHGLYRALLNNMVLGVTEGFKITQELVGVGYRASNTGNILDLVLGFSHHVVFALPDEVKVTTTSEKGKNPTITLESIDKQLLGQVAAKIRSLRAPEPYKGKGIKFVGETLRRKAGKSAAKK, encoded by the coding sequence ATGTCAAGAATAGGAAAAGCCCCAATTTCAATCCCTTCTGGTGTTACTGTAGCGGTATCTAAAGATAACGTTGTAACAGTAAAAGGCCCTAAAGGTGAATTGTCGCAAAAAATTGATTCTGATATTATCGTTGAACAAGAAGAGGGAACTCTTTTAGTTAAACGTCCTTCAGACCAAAAAAGACATAAAGCTTTACATGGTTTATACAGAGCTTTACTTAATAACATGGTTTTAGGTGTTACAGAAGGTTTTAAAATCACTCAGGAGTTAGTGGGTGTTGGTTATAGAGCTTCTAATACAGGTAATATCCTAGATCTAGTTTTAGGTTTCTCTCACCACGTAGTATTTGCTTTGCCAGATGAGGTTAAAGTTACGACTACTTCGGAGAAAGGTAAAAACCCAACAATCACATTAGAATCGATAGATAAGCAATTGCTAGGTCAGGTTGCGGCTAAGATTCGTTCATTGAGAGCTCCTGAGCCGTATAAAGGTAAAGGTATCAAGTTTGTTGGTGAAACATTAAGAAGAAAAGCAGGTAAATCAGCAGCTAAAAAATAA
- the rpsQ gene encoding 30S ribosomal protein S17, which yields MERNLRKTRIGLVVSNKMEKSIVVAVERKVKHPIYGKFVKTTTKFMAHDEKNDCGIGDTVLIMETRPLSKNKNWRLVEILERAK from the coding sequence ATGGAAAGAAATTTAAGAAAAACAAGAATTGGGTTAGTGGTTAGCAACAAAATGGAGAAATCTATCGTAGTTGCAGTTGAAAGAAAGGTGAAGCACCCGATTTATGGTAAGTTCGTAAAAACGACAACCAAATTTATGGCTCATGACGAGAAAAATGATTGCGGTATTGGTGATACTGTTTTGATCATGGAGACACGTCCTCTGAGTAAGAACAAAAACTGGAGATTAGTTGAAATTTTAGAAAGGGCTAAGTAA
- the rplO gene encoding 50S ribosomal protein L15, translating to MNLSNLKPAEGSIKNRKRIGRGTGSGRGGTSTRGHKGAGSRSGYSSKVGFEGGQMPLQRRVPKVGFKNANRVEYVGVNLDILQALVEKFNLSAVDFETLKAHGLVSKNDIVKILGRGELKAKLEVKAHAFTATAQKAIEAAGGSVVKL from the coding sequence ATGAATTTAAGTAACTTAAAACCTGCAGAAGGTTCAATAAAAAATAGAAAGAGAATAGGTCGTGGAACGGGATCTGGTCGCGGTGGTACTTCTACACGTGGTCATAAAGGAGCTGGTTCTAGATCAGGTTATTCTTCAAAGGTAGGTTTTGAAGGAGGTCAGATGCCTTTACAACGTCGTGTTCCTAAAGTTGGCTTTAAAAACGCTAACCGAGTAGAATACGTAGGTGTGAATCTAGATATTCTTCAAGCACTTGTTGAGAAATTTAATTTATCAGCAGTAGATTTTGAAACGCTAAAAGCTCACGGTTTGGTATCTAAAAATGATATCGTGAAAATTTTGGGAAGAGGCGAATTAAAAGCTAAATTAGAAGTTAAAGCACATGCATTTACAGCAACTGCACAAAAAGCTATTGAAGCTGCAGGTGGTTCTGTTGTTAAACTATAA
- the rplR gene encoding 50S ribosomal protein L18 — MAGKVRLSRRDRIKKGIRRRVSGSSERPRLTVFRSNKGIYAQVIDDNAGKTLVAASSSEKDFSATGNKVDQSKEVGKKVAEKAIAAGITKVVFDRNGYLYHGRIKSLADGAREAGLIF, encoded by the coding sequence ATGGCAGGAAAAGTTAGATTATCTCGTAGAGATAGAATAAAAAAAGGTATCAGAAGAAGAGTTTCTGGTTCTTCAGAGCGCCCTCGTTTAACTGTTTTCAGAAGTAACAAGGGAATTTATGCTCAGGTAATTGATGATAATGCTGGAAAAACTTTAGTTGCTGCTTCATCATCGGAAAAAGATTTCAGTGCAACGGGCAATAAAGTAGATCAATCTAAAGAGGTTGGTAAAAAAGTTGCTGAGAAGGCAATTGCTGCTGGAATTACGAAAGTAGTGTTTGATAGAAACGGTTACTTATATCATGGCCGTATCAAATCATTGGCAGATGGTGCCCGTGAAGCAGGTTTAATCTTTTAA
- the rpsM gene encoding 30S ribosomal protein S13, with protein sequence MARIAGIDLPKNKRGEIGLTYIYGIGRKTAQNILTQAGISFDKKVQEWTDEELTAIRNIISESIKVEGQLRSEVQLNIKRLMDIGCYRGLRHRKGLPLRGQRTKNNSRTRKGKRKTVANKKKATK encoded by the coding sequence ATGGCAAGGATAGCAGGTATAGATTTACCAAAAAACAAAAGAGGAGAGATCGGCCTTACTTATATTTACGGAATTGGAAGAAAGACAGCTCAAAATATTTTGACTCAAGCTGGTATCAGTTTCGATAAGAAAGTTCAAGAATGGACCGATGAAGAATTAACAGCCATCCGTAACATTATTTCTGAGTCAATCAAAGTTGAAGGTCAACTAAGATCGGAAGTTCAATTAAACATTAAGCGTTTAATGGATATTGGATGTTACAGAGGATTACGTCACAGAAAAGGATTACCATTACGTGGTCAGAGAACTAAAAACAATTCTCGTACTCGTAAAGGAAAGAGGAAAACTGTTGCGAATAAGAAAAAGGCTACTAAATAA
- the rpsS gene encoding 30S ribosomal protein S19 produces the protein MSRSIKKGPYIDHNLDRKVTAMNDSGKRTVIKTWSRRSMISPDFVGHTFAVHNGNKFIPVYVTENMVGHKLGEFAPTRTFRGHSDKKR, from the coding sequence ATGTCTCGTTCGATTAAAAAAGGACCTTATATTGATCATAACTTAGATAGAAAAGTTACTGCCATGAACGATTCTGGCAAAAGAACTGTAATCAAAACATGGTCAAGAAGATCAATGATTTCTCCGGATTTCGTAGGTCATACATTTGCAGTACACAACGGAAATAAATTTATTCCGGTTTATGTAACCGAGAATATGGTTGGTCACAAATTAGGCGAATTCGCTCCAACCAGAACATTTAGAGGTCACTCTGATAAGAAAAGATAA
- the secY gene encoding preprotein translocase subunit SecY codes for MKKLFTTLSNIWKIEELRVRILYTLLILLVYRIGSFIVLPGVDPRSLEGQAKEGLLGLLNMFAGGSFSRASIFALGVMPYISASIVIQLLGIAVPYFQKLQKEGESGRKKITQITRYLTIAITALQAIGYVKSQIGPEARLISDPLFSISAMAILTAGTMFVMWMGEKITDKGIGNGISLLIMVGIIAQLPYGISAEFISRNTGQGGLIAFFIEFVALFAVIMFTVLIIQGTRKIPVQYAKKIVGNKQYGGVRQYIPLKLNAAGVMPIIFAQAIMFIPSTIGQFFPSAQSSVLASFSDYTSVAYNLTFAILIILFTFFYTAITINPTQMSDDMKKNGGFIPGVKPGKSTSDYIDSVISKITLPGSIFLALIAILPSLAIILGVNSQFAHFFGGTSLLILVAVVLDTLQQIESYLLMRHYDGLMKTGRIKGRSDVSVASAGSAI; via the coding sequence ATGAAGAAGCTGTTCACAACTTTATCCAATATTTGGAAAATTGAGGAATTAAGAGTGCGTATTTTATACACGCTCTTAATTCTTTTAGTTTATAGAATCGGGTCTTTTATAGTATTACCCGGTGTAGATCCAAGATCTCTTGAAGGACAAGCAAAAGAAGGATTGTTAGGTCTATTAAACATGTTTGCTGGAGGGTCGTTCTCTAGAGCGTCAATCTTCGCATTAGGTGTTATGCCCTACATTTCTGCGTCTATTGTTATCCAATTACTAGGAATAGCAGTTCCTTATTTCCAGAAGTTGCAGAAGGAAGGTGAAAGCGGAAGAAAAAAAATCACTCAGATTACACGTTATTTAACAATCGCAATTACAGCTTTACAAGCTATTGGTTATGTTAAATCTCAAATTGGTCCGGAAGCTAGATTAATATCAGATCCATTGTTCAGCATTTCTGCTATGGCGATATTAACTGCCGGAACTATGTTTGTAATGTGGATGGGTGAGAAGATTACTGATAAAGGTATCGGTAACGGTATTTCCTTACTAATTATGGTAGGAATTATTGCTCAATTACCATACGGAATTTCAGCAGAATTTATTAGCAGAAATACAGGACAAGGAGGTTTAATAGCATTCTTTATTGAGTTTGTTGCCCTTTTTGCAGTGATAATGTTTACTGTACTTATTATTCAGGGTACACGTAAAATTCCTGTACAATATGCTAAGAAGATTGTTGGAAATAAACAATATGGTGGTGTTAGACAGTATATTCCTTTAAAGCTTAATGCAGCAGGGGTTATGCCTATCATTTTTGCCCAAGCAATTATGTTCATACCGTCAACAATTGGACAGTTTTTTCCAAGTGCGCAATCTTCTGTTCTGGCTTCTTTTAGTGATTATACATCAGTTGCATATAATTTAACATTTGCTATATTGATTATATTGTTTACGTTCTTTTATACCGCTATCACAATCAATCCAACTCAAATGTCGGATGATATGAAAAAGAACGGTGGTTTTATTCCAGGTGTTAAACCAGGTAAAAGCACATCAGATTATATAGACAGTGTTATTTCGAAGATAACTTTGCCCGGTTCTATTTTCCTGGCATTAATAGCGATTTTACCTTCATTAGCGATTATTTTGGGAGTTAACTCTCAATTTGCACATTTCTTTGGTGGTACTTCTCTGTTAATTTTAGTTGCTGTTGTTTTAGATACATTACAACAGATAGAAAGTTATTTGCTGATGCGTCACTATGATGGCTTAATGAAAACTGGCAGAATTAAAGGACGTAGCGATGTGAGTGTTGCTTCAGCAGGCTCAGCTATTTAA
- the infA gene encoding translation initiation factor IF-1: protein MAKQSSIEQDGVIKEALSNAMFRVELENGHEIIAHISGKMRMHYIKILPGDRVKLEMSPYDLTKGRITYRYK from the coding sequence ATGGCTAAACAGTCCTCTATAGAGCAAGACGGAGTAATAAAAGAAGCATTATCTAATGCAATGTTTCGTGTTGAATTAGAGAATGGCCACGAGATCATAGCACATATTTCTGGTAAAATGAGGATGCACTACATCAAAATATTACCAGGAGACCGAGTGAAATTGGAGATGTCACCATATGATCTTACAAAGGGCAGAATAACTTATAGATATAAATAA
- the rplX gene encoding 50S ribosomal protein L24: MEKKKTTPKLKIRKGDLVKVIAGDSKGQQGKIVEVLVKENRAIVEGINMVSKHTKPSASNPNGGIIKKEAPIHISNLMLVDPKSGKPTRVGRVKNSEGKLVRVAKKSGEEIK; this comes from the coding sequence ATGGAAAAGAAGAAAACAACACCTAAATTAAAGATCCGCAAAGGCGATTTAGTAAAGGTTATCGCTGGAGACTCTAAAGGACAGCAAGGGAAAATAGTTGAGGTTTTGGTTAAAGAGAACAGAGCTATTGTTGAAGGTATCAACATGGTTTCTAAACATACTAAACCAAGTGCTTCTAACCCTAACGGTGGTATTATAAAAAAAGAAGCCCCAATTCATATTTCTAACTTAATGTTGGTAGATCCTAAATCAGGTAAACCGACAAGAGTTGGCAGAGTGAAAAACTCTGAAGGCAAGTTAGTTAGAGTAGCAAAAAAATCTGGGGAGGAGATTAAGTAA
- the rpmC gene encoding 50S ribosomal protein L29: MKYAEISALTNEEIVAKIQEGKATLTKLKFAHAVSSVENPSRINKARKEIARLNTELSKRKAEAASESNS, encoded by the coding sequence ATGAAATACGCAGAAATATCAGCGCTGACTAACGAGGAAATCGTTGCCAAGATTCAGGAAGGCAAAGCTACTCTAACGAAGTTGAAATTTGCTCATGCAGTTTCTTCTGTAGAGAACCCTTCTAGAATCAACAAGGCTAGAAAAGAAATAGCCCGCTTGAACACAGAATTATCTAAGCGTAAGGCTGAGGCAGCTTCTGAAAGTAACTCATAA
- the rplP gene encoding 50S ribosomal protein L16 encodes MLQPKRTKFRKMQKGRMKGLATRGAELAFGSFGIKSMEECWITSRQIEAARIAVTRFMKREGQVWIRIFPDKPVTKKPAEVRMGKGKGAPEYWVAVVRPGRILFEAEGVPYEIAKEAMRLAAQKLPVQTKFVVRRDYVEA; translated from the coding sequence ATGTTACAGCCAAAAAGAACGAAGTTCAGAAAAATGCAGAAGGGCAGAATGAAAGGCCTTGCCACTCGTGGCGCTGAGCTTGCATTCGGTTCATTCGGAATAAAATCAATGGAAGAGTGTTGGATTACCAGCCGCCAGATTGAAGCTGCCCGTATTGCGGTAACACGTTTTATGAAACGTGAGGGTCAGGTTTGGATCCGTATCTTCCCAGACAAGCCGGTTACTAAAAAGCCAGCTGAGGTACGTATGGGTAAAGGTAAGGGTGCTCCTGAGTACTGGGTAGCAGTAGTTAGACCAGGCAGAATCCTTTTCGAAGCAGAAGGTGTGCCTTACGAAATAGCTAAAGAAGCTATGCGTTTAGCTGCTCAAAAATTACCTGTACAAACTAAGTTTGTTGTACGTAGAGATTACGTAGAAGCATAA
- the rplV gene encoding 50S ribosomal protein L22 — protein sequence MEAIAKLNNCPTSPRKMRLVVDLIRGERVEKALYILKYTNKEAAGKVEKLLLSAIKNWEVKNEGQSTEDAQLYVKYISVDGGRQLKRLRPAPQGRGYRIRKRSNHVTLVVDSKIVEPQTN from the coding sequence ATGGAAGCAATAGCAAAATTAAATAATTGCCCTACTTCGCCTCGTAAAATGAGACTAGTTGTTGATCTAATCAGAGGTGAACGCGTTGAGAAGGCTTTATATATTTTAAAATACACCAATAAGGAAGCTGCTGGTAAAGTTGAGAAACTTTTATTGTCAGCAATAAAAAATTGGGAAGTAAAAAACGAGGGTCAAAGCACTGAAGACGCTCAGTTGTATGTGAAATACATCTCTGTAGATGGTGGACGTCAATTGAAACGTTTAAGACCAGCTCCTCAAGGTCGCGGGTACAGAATTCGTAAGCGTTCTAACCACGTAACTTTAGTAGTAGATAGCAAAATTGTTGAACCTCAAACTAACTAA
- the rpmJ gene encoding 50S ribosomal protein L36: MKVRASIKKRSADCKIIRRKGKLYVINKKNPKYKQRQG, from the coding sequence ATGAAAGTTAGAGCATCAATCAAAAAGCGCAGCGCTGATTGTAAAATAATCCGTAGAAAAGGAAAATTATACGTGATTAACAAAAAGAATCCGAAATACAAACAGCGTCAAGGTTAA
- the rpsC gene encoding 30S ribosomal protein S3, whose translation MGQKANPIGNRLGIIRGWDSNWYGGNNYSDKLVEDEKIRKYLSVRVAKGGVSKVVIERTLKRITVTIHTARPGIVIGKGGSEVDKIKEELKKLTKKDVQINIFEIKRPELDAKLVADGVAKQLEARISFRRAMKTSIASTMRMGAEGIKIMCSGRLGGAEMARSEQYKEGRIPLHTFRADIDYALGEALTTYGKIGIKVWICKGEVYGKRDLSPNIGANTGKGGKSEGSSNFGGRGERGDRKGGNRGGNHRGGKGKR comes from the coding sequence ATGGGACAAAAAGCTAATCCAATAGGAAATAGGTTAGGTATCATCAGAGGATGGGATTCTAACTGGTATGGAGGTAATAACTACTCTGACAAATTAGTTGAGGACGAGAAAATCCGTAAATATCTTTCTGTACGTGTTGCAAAAGGTGGAGTTTCTAAAGTTGTTATCGAAAGAACATTAAAACGTATTACAGTAACAATTCATACTGCTCGTCCAGGAATCGTTATCGGTAAAGGCGGATCGGAAGTTGATAAGATCAAAGAAGAGTTAAAGAAATTGACTAAGAAAGATGTTCAAATCAATATTTTCGAGATTAAACGTCCTGAACTGGATGCGAAATTGGTTGCTGACGGCGTAGCGAAACAATTAGAGGCTCGTATCTCTTTCAGAAGAGCTATGAAAACTTCAATTGCTTCAACCATGAGAATGGGTGCTGAAGGTATCAAGATTATGTGCTCTGGCCGTTTAGGCGGTGCAGAGATGGCTCGTTCTGAACAATACAAAGAAGGTAGAATTCCATTACATACATTCAGAGCAGATATCGATTATGCTTTAGGTGAAGCATTAACTACTTACGGTAAAATTGGTATCAAAGTATGGATTTGTAAAGGAGAAGTTTACGGTAAGAGAGATTTATCTCCAAATATCGGAGCTAATACTGGAAAAGGTGGAAAATCTGAAGGTTCTTCAAACTTCGGCGGAAGAGGCGAAAGAGGAGACAGAAAAGGCGGTAACCGTGGCGGTAACCACCGTGGAGGTAAAGGAAAAAGATAA
- the rpsE gene encoding 30S ribosomal protein S5 — protein MSTINIKRVKANEIELKDRLVSIQRVAKVTKGGRTFSFSAIVVVGDENGVVGYGLGKAKEVTEAIAKGIDDAKKNLVRVPVINGTVPHAQEGKFSGGYVLVKPAANGTGVIAGGAMRAVLESAGIHNVLAKSKGSSNPHNVVKATVAALAQMRDARTVAHHRGVSLDKVFNG, from the coding sequence ATGTCAACTATCAATATAAAAAGAGTAAAAGCAAACGAGATTGAGTTAAAAGATCGTTTGGTAAGCATCCAACGTGTTGCTAAAGTTACTAAAGGTGGACGTACTTTCAGTTTTTCAGCTATCGTAGTTGTAGGTGATGAGAACGGTGTGGTAGGTTACGGTTTAGGAAAAGCAAAAGAGGTTACTGAAGCTATTGCAAAAGGTATAGATGATGCTAAAAAGAACTTGGTTAGAGTTCCGGTAATCAACGGTACAGTACCTCATGCACAAGAAGGTAAATTTTCTGGAGGTTATGTATTAGTTAAACCTGCAGCGAATGGTACTGGAGTTATTGCAGGTGGTGCAATGAGGGCAGTTTTGGAGTCAGCTGGTATTCATAACGTATTAGCTAAGTCTAAGGGTTCTTCTAATCCGCACAACGTGGTTAAAGCTACGGTAGCTGCTCTGGCTCAAATGAGAGATGCTCGTACAGTAGCGCATCACAGAGGTGTTTCATTAGATAAAGTTTTTAACGGATAA
- the rplN gene encoding 50S ribosomal protein L14 — MVQQESRLNVADNSGAKEVLVIRVLGGTRKRYASIGDKIVVSVKSALPSGNIKKGTVSKAVVVRTKKEIRRKDGSYIRFDDNAAVLLNNQNEPRGTRIFGPVARELREKQFMKIVSLAPEVL; from the coding sequence ATGGTACAACAGGAATCACGATTAAACGTAGCTGACAACTCTGGAGCTAAAGAAGTTTTAGTTATCCGTGTGTTAGGTGGTACCCGCAAGAGATACGCTTCAATTGGTGATAAGATCGTAGTAAGTGTAAAATCTGCACTTCCTTCAGGAAACATCAAAAAAGGTACTGTATCTAAAGCTGTGGTAGTTAGAACGAAGAAAGAAATCAGAAGAAAAGACGGTTCTTATATTCGTTTTGACGACAACGCGGCAGTATTGTTAAACAACCAAAACGAGCCGAGAGGTACTCGTATCTTTGGTCCAGTTGCAAGAGAGTTGCGTGAAAAACAATTCATGAAAATTGTATCATTAGCACCGGAGGTATTGTAA
- the rpmD gene encoding 50S ribosomal protein L30, with translation MAKIKITQIKSVIDRSERQKRTIQALGLKKVNQSVEVEATPAIIGMVKAVNHLVAIEKI, from the coding sequence ATGGCTAAGATCAAAATAACTCAAATTAAGAGCGTGATCGATAGAAGTGAGCGCCAAAAAAGAACTATCCAGGCTTTAGGGTTAAAAAAAGTTAATCAGAGCGTGGAAGTTGAAGCTACTCCGGCAATCATCGGAATGGTTAAAGCAGTGAATCATTTGGTAGCAATTGAAAAAATTTAA
- the rplB gene encoding 50S ribosomal protein L2 — translation MGLRKFKPVTPGTRFRIGNDFTEITTKTPEKSLVVKGKRSGGRNSAGKMTMRYIGGGHKQLYRLIDFKRDKKDIPATVATVEYDPNRTARIALLHYADGEKRYIIAPEGIKVGQKVVSGDTATPEIGNALTLAKIPLGSIIHNIELKPGRGGQIARSAGSYAQLAARDGKYATIKLPSGETRLILVTCIATIGTVSNSEHANEVLGKAGRKRWLGRRPRVRGVAMNPVDHPMGGGEGRSSGGHPRSRNGVLAKGFKTRDKKKYSDRFIVERRKK, via the coding sequence ATGGGCTTAAGAAAATTTAAACCAGTAACTCCGGGTACCCGTTTCAGAATTGGAAATGATTTCACTGAAATCACGACCAAAACTCCTGAAAAATCTCTTGTAGTAAAAGGAAAGAGATCAGGTGGCCGTAACAGTGCTGGTAAAATGACTATGCGTTATATCGGTGGGGGACACAAGCAATTGTACCGATTAATTGACTTCAAACGCGACAAGAAAGATATCCCCGCAACAGTAGCTACAGTAGAATACGATCCAAATCGTACTGCCCGTATCGCTTTATTACATTATGCAGATGGTGAGAAAAGATATATCATCGCTCCAGAAGGTATTAAAGTAGGACAAAAAGTAGTTTCTGGTGATACAGCAACACCTGAGATAGGAAATGCTTTAACACTTGCAAAAATCCCTCTAGGTTCTATTATTCATAACATTGAATTAAAACCAGGTAGAGGTGGTCAGATTGCAAGAAGTGCCGGATCTTATGCACAATTAGCAGCGAGAGATGGTAAATATGCAACCATAAAATTACCTTCAGGAGAGACCCGTTTAATCTTGGTTACTTGTATAGCAACAATCGGAACAGTATCTAACTCTGAACACGCTAACGAAGTATTAGGTAAAGCAGGTAGAAAACGTTGGTTAGGCCGCCGTCCAAGAGTGAGAGGTGTAGCGATGAACCCTGTTGATCACCCTATGGGAGGTGGTGAAGGTAGATCATCTGGTGGTCACCCACGCTCTAGAAATGGCGTTTTAGCTAAAGGTTTCAAAACCCGTGATAAAAAGAAATACTCAGATCGTTTCATCGTTGAAAGGAGGAAGAAATAA